The Desmonostoc muscorum LEGE 12446 genome includes a region encoding these proteins:
- a CDS encoding PqqD family protein, with the protein MTTQIVLNKKVSLSANVLTQDLAGESVLLNLQTEEYFSQNEVGTKIFFVLTESDSIQTAYDTLLKEYDVEPEKLKQDLLKFIDKLVKAGLVEITDS; encoded by the coding sequence ATGACAACACAAATAGTCTTAAATAAAAAAGTATCCTTATCTGCAAATGTTCTGACTCAAGACTTAGCAGGGGAATCAGTTTTATTGAATCTGCAAACTGAAGAATATTTTAGTCAAAACGAAGTTGGTACAAAAATATTCTTTGTGCTAACTGAGTCAGATTCTATCCAGACAGCTTACGACACCTTGCTAAAAGAGTATGATGTCGAGCCAGAGAAGTTAAAACAAGACTTGCTCAAGTTTATTGATAAATTGGTTAAGGCTGGACTAGTGGAAATTACTGATTCTTAA
- a CDS encoding FAD/NAD(P)-binding protein: MNNSIFNQTVSPVTIAIIGGGFSGSLVAANLLRNATRPLTIKLIERNSEVGRGVAYGTPVDCHLLNVPAGKMSAFADEPNHFLNWLHSNGHEQVTASTFVPRRVYGDYVQATLKAAQDNASANVQLERIVDEAIAIETKSSSTIIYLSSGQCLDVQKAVLALGNFPAILPKPIASLNKQYVKDAWSSSAIANLNPEDAILLVGTGLTMADTVVALRQEGFQGKIHAVSRHGLMPCRHKSTMPYPAFIDVETAPKTARGLLHIVRQELRSALSQGQDWRGVIDAIRPVIQQLWQTLSLLEQKRFLRHVKAYWEVHRHRIAEEIAQVLDTAMESGQLIHYAGRIQSCQQLENGVDVKISQRGTHKDILLQVNRIINCTGANCDYRRLQHPLVASLQEQRLIHFNTLSMGIDTAPNGALIDADGKASQMLYTLGTPRKGNLWETTAVPEIRVQAASLAQELLKYLNYHATAVEGNLSFTLRKPVMLFRQLFDKETSTYTYLIADPETKTAILVDSVLEQVERDLKVLRQLDLTLRYCLETHIHADHITGIDRLRSLTGCLGVVPENSAAIFADQYIGDGNILQLGSVQIRAIATPGHTNSHLAYLVNDTHLLTGDALFIRGCGRTDFQNGDAGALYDAVTQKLFTLPEDTLVYPGHDYQGQTVSTIGEEKRWNPRFAGHSRNQFIEQMNNLNLPQPKKILEAVPANQQCGRVLLALDYQI; the protein is encoded by the coding sequence ATGAATAACAGTATTTTTAACCAAACAGTTTCTCCAGTTACTATTGCCATTATTGGTGGTGGTTTTAGCGGTTCTTTGGTTGCAGCTAATCTTTTACGCAACGCAACTAGGCCATTAACTATCAAATTAATTGAACGGAATTCTGAAGTGGGAAGAGGAGTTGCTTACGGTACACCGGTGGATTGTCATTTGCTGAATGTGCCGGCTGGCAAGATGAGTGCATTTGCGGATGAACCAAATCACTTTCTCAACTGGCTGCACAGCAACGGACATGAACAGGTAACTGCATCTACCTTCGTTCCACGTCGGGTTTATGGCGATTATGTGCAGGCGACTTTAAAAGCAGCACAGGATAATGCATCGGCAAATGTGCAGTTAGAAAGAATTGTAGATGAAGCGATCGCCATTGAAACAAAATCCTCTAGCACAATCATATACCTCAGCAGTGGTCAGTGTTTGGATGTGCAAAAGGCTGTGTTAGCTTTGGGGAATTTCCCGGCAATTCTGCCTAAACCAATTGCGAGTTTAAACAAACAATATGTCAAAGATGCTTGGTCGAGTAGTGCGATCGCTAACTTAAATCCAGAGGATGCTATTCTCTTGGTGGGCACTGGTTTAACGATGGCGGATACCGTAGTTGCCTTACGCCAGGAAGGTTTCCAGGGAAAAATCCATGCTGTCTCGCGTCACGGATTAATGCCTTGTCGCCACAAATCAACAATGCCTTATCCAGCATTTATTGATGTGGAAACTGCACCCAAAACTGCGCGAGGACTACTACATATAGTACGTCAAGAACTGCGATCGGCACTTAGTCAAGGGCAAGATTGGCGTGGAGTAATCGATGCCATTCGCCCAGTTATTCAACAGCTGTGGCAAACACTATCATTGCTAGAACAGAAGCGATTTTTGCGTCATGTGAAAGCTTATTGGGAAGTTCACCGTCATCGCATTGCCGAAGAAATTGCCCAAGTACTCGATACTGCAATGGAATCTGGTCAACTCATCCATTACGCAGGTCGAATTCAAAGCTGCCAGCAGTTGGAAAATGGCGTAGATGTGAAAATCTCCCAACGTGGGACACACAAAGATATTCTTTTGCAAGTCAACCGAATTATAAACTGCACCGGCGCAAATTGTGATTACCGCAGATTGCAACACCCATTGGTGGCTAGCCTGCAAGAACAACGTTTGATTCATTTCAACACCTTGTCAATGGGAATCGACACAGCCCCAAATGGTGCCTTGATAGATGCAGATGGCAAAGCATCTCAAATGCTGTACACCTTAGGGACGCCACGCAAAGGTAATCTTTGGGAAACCACCGCTGTTCCAGAAATTCGGGTGCAAGCAGCAAGTTTGGCGCAGGAGTTACTGAAATACCTTAATTATCATGCTACTGCTGTGGAAGGAAATCTATCATTCACGTTGAGGAAACCTGTTATGCTATTTCGTCAACTGTTCGATAAAGAGACGAGTACTTATACTTACTTGATTGCTGACCCAGAAACTAAAACAGCCATCCTAGTTGATTCTGTATTGGAACAAGTTGAACGCGATTTAAAAGTTTTGCGACAATTGGATTTGACTCTGCGCTATTGTCTAGAAACTCACATCCATGCCGACCACATCACTGGCATAGACAGACTCAGGTCACTAACAGGTTGTTTAGGTGTTGTGCCTGAGAATTCAGCGGCTATCTTTGCAGACCAGTACATTGGCGATGGTAACATCTTGCAATTGGGGAGTGTGCAAATTCGAGCGATCGCTACTCCTGGTCATACTAACAGCCATTTGGCATACTTAGTCAACGACACTCATCTGTTAACTGGAGATGCCTTATTCATCCGAGGTTGCGGTCGTACCGACTTCCAAAACGGCGACGCCGGGGCATTATATGATGCCGTTACTCAAAAACTATTCACATTACCAGAAGACACCTTAGTATATCCCGGTCACGACTACCAAGGGCAGACAGTATCCACCATTGGCGAAGAAAAGCGCTGGAATCCCCGGTTTGCTGGACACAGCCGCAATCAGTTCATTGAACAAATGAACAACCTCAACCTACCCCAACCGAAAAAAATATTGGAAGCTGTACCCGCAAATCAACAATGTGGCAGAGTTTTACTTGCACTGGACTATCAAATCTAA
- a CDS encoding cytochrome P450 — translation MTQDIFELPGPEGNSIVGSLLDFGRDPLGFLTKCANEYGDIVPIRLGLTPACLLTNPNYIEQVLKDTKLFVKSRSLHALKTLLGEGLLTSEGDSWFRQRRLIQPVFHQKRIATYGDIMVAYTEQMLDTWQDGETRDVHRDMMRLTLNIVMKTIFNRDLSEGQAQDVAHALDVTSDWFESKRQQNFIFLEWFPRPENIRYRNAIKQMDKTIYEMINQRRASGENPGDLLSMLMAARDEEDGSQMSDRQLRDEIATLMLAGHETTSNTLTGAWILLSQYPEVRTQLLTELQQVLGERSPTIADLPNLRYTDMVIKETMRVFPPVYNMARKATQDCEIDGYQLPEGCMIIMSQWVMHRNPRYFEDPEVFKPERWANNLEKNLPRGVYFPFGDGPRICIGKSFALMEAVLLLATIAQKFELNLVPDHPIVPQASITLRPASGVKVTLKQSTPLTTQSVI, via the coding sequence ATGACTCAAGATATCTTTGAATTACCCGGCCCAGAAGGAAATTCTATTGTGGGTAGTCTGCTTGATTTTGGCCGCGATCCTTTGGGGTTTTTAACGAAGTGCGCTAATGAATATGGTGATATTGTACCTATACGTTTGGGATTGACACCAGCTTGTTTGTTAACTAATCCTAACTATATTGAGCAAGTACTTAAAGACACAAAATTATTTGTTAAAAGTCGTTCTTTACATGCCCTCAAAACTTTATTGGGTGAAGGACTTCTCACTAGCGAAGGAGATTCTTGGTTTCGCCAGCGACGCTTGATACAACCTGTATTCCACCAGAAGCGCATTGCTACCTATGGGGATATTATGGTTGCCTACACTGAACAAATGCTGGATACTTGGCAAGATGGCGAAACTCGTGATGTTCACCGAGACATGATGCGCTTGACATTAAATATTGTCATGAAAACAATATTTAACCGCGACCTCAGCGAAGGACAAGCACAAGATGTTGCCCATGCATTAGATGTAACATCAGATTGGTTTGAAAGTAAACGCCAGCAAAATTTTATCTTTTTGGAATGGTTCCCTAGACCTGAGAATATTCGCTACAGAAATGCTATCAAGCAGATGGATAAAACTATTTATGAGATGATAAATCAACGGCGTGCTAGTGGTGAAAATCCCGGAGATTTACTCTCAATGTTAATGGCAGCTAGGGATGAAGAAGATGGCAGTCAAATGAGCGATCGCCAATTGCGAGATGAAATCGCAACTTTAATGTTAGCAGGACATGAAACTACATCCAATACTTTAACGGGAGCATGGATACTTTTATCTCAGTATCCGGAAGTACGTACTCAATTATTAACAGAATTACAACAAGTTTTAGGAGAGCGTTCTCCTACAATTGCAGATCTACCAAACTTGCGCTACACAGATATGGTTATCAAGGAGACAATGCGAGTATTTCCTCCTGTGTATAACATGGCACGGAAAGCTACCCAAGATTGTGAAATTGATGGTTATCAACTGCCAGAAGGTTGTATGATTATTATGAGCCAGTGGGTAATGCATCGCAATCCTCGCTACTTTGAAGACCCAGAAGTATTTAAACCAGAACGTTGGGCTAATAATTTAGAGAAAAATCTGCCTAGAGGAGTTTACTTTCCCTTTGGTGACGGGCCGCGAATTTGTATTGGTAAGAGTTTTGCTTTAATGGAAGCGGTTTTATTATTAGCAACCATCGCCCAAAAATTTGAATTAAATCTTGTGCCAGATCATCCAATTGTTCCCCAAGCTTCCATTACGTTACGCCCAGCATCTGGGGTGAAAGTAACGCTGAAGCAAAGTACACCCCTTACGACTCAGAGTGTAATTTAA
- a CDS encoding glutamate-cysteine ligase family protein, translating to MDVLKRRIGLEQEFFLVNETGEISNRADEFLQACHSVAEAQGVNPQYFVPEFVKNMVEINTAPAYTATDLAKEYLRNLKLAIAVAQQMNLRLYPLSSYPLHIMPVMRDQLNYHIQARTVGYDKFLHAGKCTGTHIHLEVPPGVIDSRVVVSYNSNAAEREELLNIYNLATAFDSALICLTRSCPFYEGRAIGLAMHTIRYRGSETFDWEGVYTHLQPVGGLMPYADSVESLVEQQFARYYAWLQAMDKAKVERHLFKEAGGSLLKSAWNPVRLNKLGTVEIRCIDSNFPSVIISVIAILEKAARRVRTEQLKVIPNKEVYTFQLSGNYLWVPDFEYLNGKLLYAAATEGIKHPKVKAYIDSVLEFAITEGGEGAKYLTKLRAELEQYQSIEAEILQKFTPATAELSREQGLRLVRECCDKLEAQVSSLDGEHPLTALDELTVTSNES from the coding sequence ATGGATGTACTAAAACGTCGCATTGGTCTTGAGCAAGAGTTTTTTCTCGTAAATGAGACTGGTGAAATCAGTAATCGTGCAGATGAATTTTTGCAGGCTTGTCATTCAGTCGCAGAAGCACAAGGAGTGAACCCACAGTACTTTGTGCCAGAGTTCGTCAAGAATATGGTGGAGATTAATACCGCGCCGGCGTATACTGCCACAGACCTAGCAAAAGAATATCTGAGAAATTTGAAACTAGCGATCGCAGTAGCACAACAGATGAATTTAAGGCTTTATCCTCTGTCTAGCTACCCCTTACATATCATGCCAGTCATGCGCGACCAACTCAATTACCATATCCAAGCGCGGACTGTCGGCTACGATAAATTTTTGCACGCTGGTAAATGTACTGGTACACACATACATCTGGAAGTACCGCCGGGAGTCATTGATTCTCGTGTAGTAGTGTCTTACAATTCAAATGCGGCAGAGCGAGAAGAACTGCTAAATATTTATAATTTAGCTACAGCCTTCGACTCAGCATTGATTTGCTTAACGCGATCGTGTCCATTTTATGAAGGACGAGCGATCGGACTAGCTATGCACACGATTCGTTATCGTGGTAGCGAAACCTTTGACTGGGAAGGAGTTTACACCCATTTGCAGCCTGTCGGCGGACTGATGCCTTATGCTGACAGTGTTGAAAGTTTAGTTGAACAGCAATTCGCTCGCTACTATGCTTGGTTGCAAGCAATGGACAAAGCCAAAGTTGAGCGTCATCTTTTTAAAGAAGCGGGAGGAAGCTTACTCAAATCAGCTTGGAACCCAGTCCGACTTAACAAACTTGGCACTGTAGAAATCAGATGTATAGATAGCAACTTTCCCTCAGTAATAATTTCCGTAATCGCGATTTTAGAAAAAGCTGCTCGCCGCGTGAGAACAGAACAACTAAAAGTCATACCAAATAAAGAAGTTTATACATTCCAACTAAGTGGAAATTACCTTTGGGTACCAGATTTTGAGTATTTAAATGGCAAATTACTGTATGCTGCTGCTACAGAGGGAATCAAGCATCCAAAAGTCAAAGCTTACATAGATTCTGTGTTAGAGTTTGCCATTACAGAAGGCGGCGAAGGAGCAAAGTATTTAACAAAACTCAGAGCAGAACTGGAGCAATATCAAAGTATCGAAGCGGAAATTCTCCAAAAATTTACCCCTGCAACTGCGGAACTCTCACGAGAACAAGGCTTGCGTTTAGTGCGGGAGTGCTGCGACAAATTAGAAGCGCAGGTGTCATCCTTAGACGGTGAACATCCTTTAACAGCATTAGATGAACTCACAGTTACGAGCAATGAGTCTTAA
- a CDS encoding homospermidine biosynthesis protein produces the protein MSKQLGQKIAPTPISNDINVVDLIDKYFTAYNSARLREICQLLSRDVLTEGVTVGVSLSGAMTPAGFGVSALAPLIRNGFIDWMISTGANLYHDMHYGLGFELFAGNPFLDDVKLRQQGTIRIYDIIFGYDVLLETDAFIRKILQAEPFQKRMGTAEFHYLLGKYVREVEKQLGVENSCLLATAYEYGVPIYTSSPGDSSIGMNVAALALEGSQLILDPSIDVNETAAIAYNARESEGKSAAVILGGGSPKNFLLQTQPQIHEVLGLEERGHDYFVQFTDARPDTGGLSGATPSEAVSWGKIDPEELPNTIVCYTDSTIALPLVTAYVLNKCQPRPLKRLYDRREAILEKLQTDYLAAKNQPSDRVPAAVAENPSQPTATYPCGRLIPNT, from the coding sequence ATGTCTAAACAGCTGGGTCAAAAAATCGCACCCACACCTATATCTAATGATATTAATGTGGTGGATTTGATTGATAAATACTTCACCGCCTACAACTCAGCACGTTTGCGGGAAATCTGCCAACTACTGAGTCGTGATGTGCTGACGGAAGGTGTCACTGTGGGAGTTAGCCTTTCCGGTGCTATGACGCCGGCAGGATTTGGGGTTTCAGCGCTTGCACCCTTAATTCGCAACGGCTTTATTGACTGGATGATTAGCACTGGTGCAAATCTTTACCATGATATGCATTACGGTTTGGGTTTTGAACTGTTTGCTGGTAATCCGTTTTTGGATGATGTGAAACTGCGTCAACAAGGCACCATCCGGATTTATGACATTATCTTTGGCTACGATGTGCTGTTGGAAACCGATGCTTTTATCCGCAAAATTCTGCAAGCAGAACCTTTCCAAAAACGCATGGGAACCGCTGAGTTTCACTATTTATTAGGTAAATATGTCCGCGAAGTAGAAAAGCAATTGGGTGTGGAGAATTCTTGCTTACTGGCTACCGCTTATGAATATGGCGTACCCATTTATACGTCTTCCCCTGGAGATAGTTCCATTGGGATGAACGTAGCAGCTTTGGCATTGGAAGGTTCACAATTAATATTAGACCCTTCAATTGATGTCAATGAGACAGCAGCGATCGCTTACAATGCTCGTGAATCTGAAGGTAAAAGTGCCGCTGTCATTCTTGGTGGTGGCAGTCCAAAAAACTTTTTGCTACAAACACAACCGCAAATTCACGAAGTCTTAGGACTAGAAGAACGCGGACATGATTACTTTGTCCAATTTACCGATGCTCGTCCAGATACAGGTGGTTTGTCTGGGGCAACCCCATCGGAAGCCGTCAGTTGGGGTAAGATTGACCCAGAGGAATTACCTAACACTATTGTTTGTTACACAGATAGCACGATCGCCTTACCACTAGTAACAGCATACGTCCTCAATAAGTGTCAACCTCGTCCCCTAAAACGTTTGTATGACAGACGCGAAGCCATTTTAGAAAAACTGCAAACAGATTATTTAGCAGCCAAAAACCAACCATCAGATCGAGTTCCAGCAGCTGTGGCTGAAAATCCTTCACAGCCAACAGCGACTTATCCTTGTGGTAGGTTGATTCCGAATACGTAG
- a CDS encoding adenylate/guanylate cyclase domain-containing protein, with product MKDQVLDRIFNKPSFPHKFERLELDDNFYIIDTSDQVERFAHRPEEVTRGKDIRLSFPELIGLEDILKAILYGKQELFELQGIKRGSNQKSHVYIDIYIVAEQHEKFENRLILLIEDVTDKIVLKQQLAQQANEANLLSSALITCKSYMDQVITSMADAFLVTSNLGKIIKINHAAEELFGFTEEELINQPISLIIDDRVVIKAIYQHFATKQNFQNLEVVCRTKTREKRLIAFSCSVIPKATEGSEDIVYIGRDITARQHREQRTNTQYAITRILSESQSIKQVIPQILQSICQNLGWDLGELWTPSQYIGTSVKRHSINAVLRCVEIWSSRVVSAREFKAVTWQTTYTPGIGLPGEIWIGRSPLWTQDITQDGDKRRSQSAAEAGLHAAFGFPILDDNEILGVMVFFSRDIQPKDPDLLEMVSSIGSQIAQFIKRKQAEIALVESEQRYRDLFENANDLIQAVNAYGRFLYVNRAWRETLGYSEAEIASLNVFDIIHPEFRQYCWQKFYRVLSGEKQEQIKAGFITKNRETIFLEGNINGKFLEGHPVATHGIFRNITQRLAAEKALRHQQEQTERLLLNILPAAISKRLKEQPASITEDFADVTVLFADIVGFSQIAASMSAIQLVNLLNPIFSAFDRLTEQHNLEKIKTIGDAYMVVGGLPTGRPDHAQAIALMALDMQTAIALFNAENNQNFSIRIGIHSGSVVAGVIGLKKFTYDLWGDTVNIASRMESQGIAGKIQVTENTYKSLCNEFLFEKRGEIEVKGKGKMTTYWLIGHRA from the coding sequence ATGAAAGACCAAGTATTAGACCGGATTTTTAATAAACCTTCTTTCCCACATAAATTTGAACGCTTGGAACTGGATGATAATTTTTACATTATAGATACATCCGACCAAGTAGAACGGTTTGCACATCGCCCTGAGGAGGTGACACGGGGTAAAGATATCCGGCTAAGCTTTCCTGAACTGATCGGACTTGAAGATATTTTAAAAGCTATTTTGTACGGAAAGCAAGAACTGTTTGAATTACAAGGGATTAAACGAGGTTCAAACCAGAAATCTCATGTATACATAGATATATATATTGTTGCTGAACAACATGAAAAATTTGAAAATAGATTAATCCTACTGATTGAGGATGTTACCGACAAAATTGTTTTAAAACAACAGTTAGCACAGCAAGCTAATGAAGCGAATCTACTATCTAGTGCTTTAATAACTTGTAAAAGTTACATGGATCAAGTAATAACTTCAATGGCAGATGCTTTTTTGGTAACTAGTAACTTGGGAAAAATCATCAAAATCAATCATGCTGCTGAAGAATTATTTGGTTTTACTGAAGAAGAATTAATTAATCAACCTATATCATTGATAATTGACGATCGAGTAGTAATAAAAGCAATTTACCAGCATTTTGCTACTAAACAAAATTTTCAAAATTTAGAGGTAGTCTGTAGAACTAAAACTCGAGAAAAACGCTTGATTGCTTTTTCTTGTTCGGTGATTCCCAAAGCAACAGAAGGCTCAGAAGATATTGTTTACATTGGTCGGGATATCACTGCTCGGCAGCACCGGGAACAACGTACAAATACCCAGTATGCTATCACCCGCATTTTATCAGAATCCCAGAGTATCAAACAGGTAATTCCCCAAATTTTGCAGTCGATTTGTCAAAATCTGGGATGGGATTTAGGCGAACTTTGGACACCAAGTCAATATATCGGTACTTCAGTAAAAAGACACAGTATCAATGCAGTATTAAGGTGTGTGGAAATTTGGTCAAGTCGAGTAGTTTCTGCCAGAGAGTTTAAAGCAGTTACCTGGCAAACTACATATACTCCTGGTATTGGGTTACCTGGTGAAATTTGGATCGGACGATCGCCCCTGTGGACTCAGGATATCACACAAGATGGAGACAAAAGGCGATCGCAATCTGCTGCTGAAGCTGGATTGCACGCAGCTTTTGGTTTCCCCATTTTAGACGATAATGAAATCTTAGGGGTGATGGTTTTCTTTAGCCGAGACATCCAACCAAAAGATCCAGACCTATTGGAAATGGTAAGTTCTATTGGTAGCCAAATCGCCCAGTTTATCAAACGCAAACAAGCAGAAATCGCTCTTGTCGAAAGCGAACAACGATATCGAGATTTATTTGAAAATGCTAACGATTTGATTCAAGCCGTTAATGCCTACGGTCGTTTTTTGTATGTCAATCGCGCATGGCGAGAAACTTTGGGATATAGCGAAGCTGAAATTGCTTCTTTGAATGTTTTTGATATTATACATCCAGAGTTTAGACAATACTGTTGGCAAAAGTTTTATCGCGTGCTTTCCGGAGAAAAGCAGGAGCAAATCAAAGCCGGATTCATTACCAAAAACCGTGAGACAATTTTTTTAGAAGGTAACATTAACGGTAAATTTCTTGAAGGTCATCCAGTTGCTACTCATGGAATTTTTCGCAACATTACCCAGCGATTAGCGGCAGAAAAAGCACTGCGCCATCAACAGGAACAAACCGAACGTTTGTTGCTGAATATTTTGCCGGCAGCAATTTCCAAACGCTTGAAAGAACAACCAGCCAGCATCACCGAAGATTTTGCTGATGTCACAGTTTTATTTGCAGATATCGTTGGCTTCAGCCAAATCGCGGCTTCCATGAGTGCGATTCAACTAGTAAACCTACTCAACCCGATTTTTTCAGCTTTCGATCGCCTCACCGAACAACATAATTTAGAAAAAATCAAAACCATTGGCGATGCTTATATGGTAGTCGGCGGCTTACCCACAGGACGCCCAGATCATGCTCAAGCCATTGCCCTTATGGCACTGGATATGCAGACAGCGATCGCTTTATTTAACGCTGAGAACAACCAAAATTTTAGCATCCGCATCGGTATTCATAGCGGTTCCGTAGTTGCCGGAGTTATTGGGCTGAAAAAGTTTACTTATGACCTCTGGGGAGACACGGTAAACATCGCCAGCCGCATGGAGTCTCAAGGCATTGCTGGTAAAATCCAGGTGACAGAAAATACTTATAAATCCTTGTGTAATGAATTTTTGTTTGAAAAGCGGGGCGAAATCGAAGTTAAAGGCAAAGGGAAAATGACGACTTATTGGTTAATTGGGCATAGGGCATAG
- a CDS encoding P-loop NTPase fold protein: MNHQRANTLRDAFQVCNVEPLEGADMDRYYVDLSAVRKTSAIEQVSQILDFQEPADFRTILFTGHRGCGKSTELKRIQKQWEEQYHVIYLEVNEETDINDANYTDLYLIVIKRVEFELRKLGLKFDSQLLENFESWFKDITKETEESVEKSVSIQGEATLKPEAPFIAKLMVKLLAQIKGSDKQKTTIRQTLEKDLSRLKADINLLLGDAYVKLREKFPQYKGLLIIFDNMDRVPPTIAEHLFFDYAAQLQELDCTIIYTVPISVLCSPKNPLNQFNGNPHIVPMVNIYELERDRCHLNYNQTGLEAVASVIEKRVDIDAVFESRQQLLDLAKASGGHVRQLMQMIQTACLTASTRKRPKIIAEDIIYAVKQQQFNFERFIPEEHYAFLAQVCITKNVSKDDIGQLMLFNTSVLEYNGDKRWNYPNPVVKQNEFFQKAIESALAGQP; this comes from the coding sequence ATGAATCATCAGCGTGCCAATACTCTCAGAGACGCATTTCAAGTTTGTAATGTTGAACCCCTAGAGGGTGCAGATATGGATCGATACTATGTTGATTTATCAGCAGTACGCAAAACTTCAGCAATTGAACAAGTTAGTCAAATTTTAGACTTTCAAGAACCCGCCGATTTCCGCACAATTTTGTTTACCGGACATCGTGGCTGTGGCAAAAGTACAGAGTTAAAACGCATTCAGAAGCAATGGGAAGAACAATATCACGTAATTTATTTAGAAGTTAACGAAGAAACAGATATTAATGATGCTAATTATACAGATTTATATTTAATTGTTATCAAACGAGTAGAATTTGAGTTGCGTAAATTAGGTTTAAAATTTGATTCTCAACTTTTAGAAAACTTTGAATCTTGGTTTAAGGATATTACCAAAGAAACCGAAGAAAGTGTAGAAAAATCTGTCAGTATTCAGGGAGAAGCAACTCTGAAACCAGAAGCTCCATTTATTGCTAAATTGATGGTCAAATTACTGGCACAAATTAAAGGTTCTGATAAGCAAAAAACTACTATTCGCCAAACTTTAGAAAAAGACTTATCACGTCTCAAAGCAGATATTAATCTTTTATTAGGAGATGCCTACGTTAAACTCAGAGAAAAATTTCCTCAATATAAAGGTTTATTGATTATTTTTGACAACATGGATCGTGTACCACCAACCATTGCAGAACATTTATTTTTTGATTATGCGGCTCAGTTACAAGAATTAGATTGCACGATAATTTATACAGTACCAATTTCTGTACTTTGTTCTCCGAAAAACCCACTCAATCAGTTTAATGGTAATCCTCATATTGTCCCAATGGTGAATATTTATGAATTGGAACGCGATCGCTGCCATTTAAACTACAATCAAACGGGACTAGAAGCAGTTGCCAGCGTCATTGAAAAGCGGGTAGATATTGATGCTGTGTTTGAATCTCGCCAGCAATTGCTAGATTTAGCCAAAGCCAGTGGAGGACATGTCCGCCAATTAATGCAGATGATACAGACTGCTTGCCTAACTGCTAGCACTCGCAAACGTCCCAAAATAATTGCCGAAGATATTATTTATGCTGTGAAACAACAGCAATTTAATTTTGAAAGATTTATTCCTGAAGAACATTATGCGTTTTTAGCCCAAGTGTGCATCACCAAGAATGTCAGCAAAGATGATATTGGTCAGTTAATGCTGTTTAACACTTCAGTTTTGGAATACAACGGCGATAAACGATGGAATTACCCGAATCCAGTGGTGAAACAAAATGAATTCTTCCAGAAAGCCATCGAATCCGCACTCGCAGGGCAACCTTAG